From one Pseudomonadota bacterium genomic stretch:
- a CDS encoding C-terminal helicase domain-containing protein, with amino-acid sequence MVSFTRGADEIKFLSEFLKMIPALAVGVPSNLEPFFSRLLNYRAASSLFAIEQSLQRLKLRFESQIGFSETASIDSDIDQPESDSDLDEVDLSTPPDLDEWTTERTSGLLVVEQLLEALDKVTSDEKLKATKRLIRLIVDSRTDRMPKICIFSTYADTVLYLHSATDDLGINLFKATGVSRLADRQAAISQFLEQGGLLIGTNAGLEGTTLEQVTHVIHYDLPSDPRALDQRVGRFDRYGRGEPYTAYVLRDGSGVIDFEVTSVDSIVSLDRTKIRG; translated from the coding sequence GTGGTTTCGTTCACACGGGGTGCTGATGAGATAAAATTCCTGTCAGAATTCTTGAAAATGATCCCGGCGCTTGCAGTTGGGGTGCCGAGCAATCTGGAACCATTCTTCTCGCGCCTCCTTAACTACCGTGCAGCTTCCAGTCTTTTTGCTATTGAACAAAGCTTGCAGCGCCTTAAGCTGAGATTTGAGTCGCAAATCGGTTTTTCTGAGACTGCTTCGATCGATAGCGATATCGACCAGCCTGAATCAGACTCTGACCTTGACGAGGTTGATCTGTCCACTCCGCCAGACTTGGATGAGTGGACGACAGAAAGGACAAGTGGGCTGCTGGTCGTGGAGCAGCTTCTAGAAGCACTTGATAAGGTTACTTCGGATGAGAAACTGAAGGCAACAAAAAGGCTGATACGGTTGATTGTGGATTCCCGAACCGACCGAATGCCAAAAATCTGTATTTTTTCTACTTACGCTGATACGGTGTTGTACCTGCACTCTGCAACTGATGACCTGGGAATAAACCTTTTTAAGGCAACAGGGGTTAGCAGGCTGGCAGATCGGCAGGCCGCTATCAGTCAGTTTCTGGAGCAAGGCGGATTGCTGATCGGAACCAATGCAGGGCTAGAGGGTACCACATTGGAACAGGTTACCCACGTTATTCACTATGACCTACCATCGGATCCTAGGGCTCTCGATCAACGTGTTGGACGTTTTGATAGATACGGACGAGGAGAGCCTTACACTGCATACGTGTTGCGGGACGGATCAGGAGTGATAGACTTTGAAGTTACCTCAGTCGACTCCATTGTATCCTTGGATAGAACTAAAATACGGGGCTGA
- a CDS encoding type IV toxin-antitoxin system AbiEi family antitoxin has product MSAIKFISELMARGRYCFSAKEAVDALGSTDVAARAALRRLRQNGELAMPYKGFYVILSPEFRDNGCLPASHFIPSLMEHLGEKYYAGLLSAAEYHGTAHHHPQVFQVIVARNRPGIVCGKVRVEFVARKNMERIPIEDVKTPRGYLKISTPAATAFDLVGYPHHAAGLDNVATILSELHEKIDGTILANIAGHSPIAWAQRLGYLLDLVGAQDKAEELAKYVAFKKPVPTPLVPSQPFHGTSPLKRWNILVNASVEAEV; this is encoded by the coding sequence ATGTCCGCAATTAAATTCATATCTGAGCTCATGGCAAGGGGACGATACTGCTTTAGTGCCAAGGAAGCTGTTGATGCTCTTGGTTCAACTGATGTTGCCGCTCGTGCAGCACTCCGCCGTTTGCGGCAAAATGGTGAACTCGCCATGCCTTACAAGGGTTTTTACGTGATTTTATCTCCTGAGTTCAGGGACAATGGATGTTTACCTGCAAGCCACTTCATCCCCTCCCTTATGGAGCATCTGGGTGAAAAGTATTATGCAGGGCTCCTCAGTGCTGCCGAGTATCACGGAACTGCGCACCACCACCCGCAAGTTTTCCAGGTTATAGTAGCCAGGAACAGACCCGGGATTGTGTGTGGAAAAGTCAGGGTAGAATTTGTTGCCAGAAAAAATATGGAGAGAATACCCATCGAAGATGTCAAGACCCCACGAGGATATTTGAAAATATCAACGCCGGCAGCAACTGCCTTTGATCTGGTAGGGTATCCTCACCATGCAGCAGGATTGGATAATGTAGCAACCATCCTGTCTGAACTTCATGAAAAGATTGACGGGACCATCCTTGCCAATATTGCAGGACATTCGCCTATAGCATGGGCTCAACGGCTTGGTTATCTCCTCGATCTGGTAGGGGCACAGGACAAGGCAGAGGAACTGGCGAAATATGTGGCTTTCAAGAAACCGGTACCAACCCCGCTTGTTCCATCACAGCCTTTTCATGGAACCAGTCCTCTGAAGCGCTGGAACATACTGGTAAATGCCAGCGTGGAGGCAGAAGTTTGA
- a CDS encoding DUF262 domain-containing protein — MNLPEPQSLTFSSIMSSIETGSIKIPQFQRDFVWSKEKSAKLLDSVVKGYPIGTFIFWKTKEELRVLRDLGGLKLPPTPKGDFIQYVIDGQQRLTTLFASLKGLQIQREDHEDDYSEFYLDLKAKEDEQIVLTVLPDNDGDCTIKLRDLLYGKIKLLNSYSEPLQDRIQEYKDRINAYQFATVLVKEVPIDVATEIFTRLNVGGKPLSVFEVMVAKTFDQKRAFDLAEKYDELITELDGSNYGTLPESVVLQTISMLLVKECRKKDILKLPRKKVIDIWPAAIEAIKSATDYLRDSYRIPVSNLIPYPNMIVPFAYYFYKAKHKPTGAVKSYLQDFFWRVALGGRYSQSVESRLAQDILKIDKILMGKLPKYEWAIDTSPEFVEKNGWFSVSRAYIKALLCVLTSQQPKSFNDNSDVRISNDWLKQANSKNYHHFFPKAYLKKRDLEDTRINHIANITIVDEDLNKREIKAQAPSKYMKKFSKENRQLASTMKSHLINLEKYGVLDDDYETFFLKRCKALSRELKKRIIEQDVDKSQTALPAKDSTEQEIE, encoded by the coding sequence ATGAACTTACCAGAACCACAATCGCTGACATTCTCGTCCATAATGAGCTCAATAGAGACCGGCAGTATCAAGATTCCCCAGTTTCAGCGCGACTTTGTGTGGAGCAAAGAGAAATCAGCCAAGCTATTGGACAGCGTTGTCAAGGGCTATCCAATAGGGACTTTCATATTCTGGAAGACGAAAGAGGAACTGAGAGTGTTGCGTGATCTGGGAGGGCTTAAGCTTCCTCCAACCCCCAAGGGAGACTTTATTCAATACGTGATTGATGGACAGCAGCGCCTTACGACCCTGTTTGCAAGCTTGAAAGGTCTCCAAATACAGCGCGAAGACCACGAGGACGATTATTCAGAGTTCTATCTTGACCTTAAGGCAAAAGAAGATGAACAAATAGTTCTAACTGTTCTACCTGACAACGACGGCGACTGTACAATCAAGCTTCGCGATTTGCTTTACGGAAAAATTAAGCTTCTCAATTCATACTCTGAGCCATTACAAGACAGGATTCAGGAATATAAAGACCGTATCAATGCCTACCAGTTTGCCACAGTTCTCGTCAAAGAGGTGCCTATTGATGTCGCTACCGAGATCTTTACCCGATTGAACGTAGGAGGCAAGCCACTATCGGTCTTTGAGGTTATGGTAGCAAAAACCTTCGATCAGAAACGTGCTTTTGATCTGGCTGAGAAATACGATGAACTGATTACAGAGCTTGATGGGAGCAATTATGGAACTTTGCCAGAATCAGTGGTGCTTCAAACAATATCAATGCTTTTAGTAAAAGAATGTAGAAAAAAAGACATTCTGAAACTTCCGCGAAAAAAGGTTATCGATATTTGGCCTGCAGCGATCGAGGCAATCAAGAGTGCAACTGATTATTTAAGAGATTCTTACCGTATCCCAGTCTCGAATCTGATCCCTTATCCAAATATGATTGTCCCCTTCGCATATTATTTCTATAAAGCGAAGCATAAACCCACCGGCGCTGTTAAATCATATCTTCAGGATTTCTTCTGGCGTGTGGCTCTCGGAGGTAGGTATTCTCAGAGCGTAGAAAGCCGTCTCGCACAAGATATTCTCAAGATAGACAAAATTCTCATGGGGAAATTGCCTAAATATGAGTGGGCCATCGATACGTCACCGGAATTCGTGGAAAAGAATGGATGGTTTTCAGTGAGTCGGGCATACATAAAGGCATTGTTATGTGTCCTGACTTCTCAGCAACCCAAGTCATTCAACGACAACTCTGATGTTAGGATCAGCAACGATTGGCTGAAGCAGGCCAACAGCAAGAACTACCATCATTTCTTTCCAAAGGCATACTTGAAAAAGCGGGATTTAGAGGATACGCGTATTAACCACATAGCCAACATAACGATTGTTGACGAAGATCTGAATAAGCGAGAGATTAAGGCACAGGCTCCCTCGAAATACATGAAGAAATTTAGCAAAGAGAATCGACAACTTGCATCCACTATGAAATCACACCTGATTAATTTAGAAAAATATGGCGTTCTTGATGATGATTATGAAACATTTTTTTTAAAAAGATGTAAGGCTTTAAGTAGAGAATTGAAGAAACGAATTATTGAACAGGATGTTGATAAAAGTCAGACAGCATTGCCAGCAAAGGATTCTACTGAACAAGAGATAGAATGA
- a CDS encoding nucleotidyl transferase AbiEii/AbiGii toxin family protein, with protein sequence MIPQDFISEWKKFAPWPQSYQIEQDLIISRALVEIFGHPSLSESVAFRGGTALFKLYVPPVRYSEDIDLVQTHPGPIGPVMDAVQEKLNSWLGSPKRKQSEGRVTLTYRMESEDGLPLRLKVEINSREHFSVLGFNKHNFEVKSRWFSGRASILTYHLNELLGTKLRALYQRKKGRDLFDLWMAFTTTNAQPDQVIKCFLQYMEHEGHKVSRAEFEQNLLEKLNDPNFVEDIKLLLIADTGYDLHKAADFFMNRLAPLIQGEPWQGKVQKPKKG encoded by the coding sequence TTGATACCCCAGGATTTTATATCTGAGTGGAAGAAGTTTGCCCCCTGGCCCCAGAGCTACCAGATTGAACAGGACCTGATCATCAGCAGGGCATTAGTGGAGATATTTGGTCATCCTTCTTTATCAGAGAGCGTAGCATTCCGCGGAGGGACTGCCCTTTTTAAGCTGTATGTACCACCGGTTCGCTATTCTGAGGACATCGACCTTGTCCAGACACATCCCGGACCCATTGGTCCTGTAATGGACGCCGTGCAGGAGAAACTCAATTCCTGGCTTGGTAGTCCGAAGCGGAAGCAGTCCGAAGGGCGTGTTACGCTGACATACCGTATGGAATCCGAAGATGGATTGCCCCTGAGACTAAAAGTAGAGATTAATTCCCGTGAGCACTTTTCTGTTCTTGGATTCAACAAACATAACTTTGAAGTAAAATCGCGTTGGTTTTCCGGCAGGGCATCCATATTAACCTACCACCTCAACGAACTTCTGGGTACAAAATTAAGGGCACTGTATCAGCGTAAAAAAGGCCGTGACCTCTTTGACCTGTGGATGGCATTTACAACAACGAATGCTCAACCGGATCAGGTGATCAAATGTTTCCTGCAGTACATGGAGCATGAAGGCCATAAGGTATCCCGTGCAGAGTTTGAACAAAATCTTCTTGAGAAGCTCAACGACCCAAATTTTGTTGAAGATATAAAGCTACTGCTTATTGCCGATACCGGCTACGATTTGCATAAAGCAGCGGATTTTTTTATGAATCGCTTAGCTCCTCTGATTCAGGGAGAACCATGGCAAGGGAAAGTACAAAAACCAAAAAAGGGTTAA